Proteins encoded in a region of the Dendropsophus ebraccatus isolate aDenEbr1 chromosome 11, aDenEbr1.pat, whole genome shotgun sequence genome:
- the JAM2 gene encoding junctional adhesion molecule B isoform X2, which translates to MKLPAWLLLLGHLVAVCFRDVSAVNAVTDNKNVQELEFGETTLTCRYTLEKEQVIRLEWKKTDLKGETSFVYFNNSLSEDLQKRAQMLGSSIRIMNLSRGDSGKYRCEVSAPQDAKIFDEVNINLVVLVAPSVPVCDVPSTAMSGSVVELKCREKEGNPASEYKWFKNGFPIELSAKATNSSFKVDRKTGTLHFNTVTKEDTGDYYCEASNNIGKSQRCPMKRMQVEKGLFLRWKI; encoded by the exons TTCGGGACGTGTCTGCCGTCAATGCAGTGACCGACAACAAAAATGTGCAGGAACTTGAATTTGGAG AGACGACCCTCACCTGCAGATATACACTAGAAAAGGAGCAGGTCATCCGGCTAGAATGGAAGAAAACCGATCTTAAGGGGGAAACCTCCTTTGTCTACTTTAATAACTCACTGTCAG AGGATTTACAGAAGCGAGCGCAGATGTTGGGCTCCAGTATCAGGATCATGAATCTCAGCAGAGGAGATTCTGGCAAGTATCGCTGTGAAGTCAGTGCTCCTCAAGATGCGAAGATCTTCGATGAAGTCAACATTAATTTAGTTGTATTAG TGGCTCCCAGCGTTCCAGTGTGCGACGTTCCTAGCACAGCCATGAGCGGCAGTGTGGTGGAGCTCAAATGTCGAGAGAAGGAAGGAAATCCAGCATCGGAGTACAAGTGGTTTAAGAATGGCTTCCCTATAGAACTGAGTGCCAAGGCAACCAATTCATCATTTAAAGTGGATAGAAAAACTGGCACTCTG CACTTCAACACAGTCACTAAGGAGGATACAGGAGACTATTACTGCGAGGCCAGTAATAATATCGGAAAGTCGCAGAGGTGCCCGATGAAGAGAATGCAAGTGG AGAAGGGGCTATTTCTCAG GTGGAAAATCTAA
- the JAM2 gene encoding junctional adhesion molecule B isoform X1: protein MKLPAWLLLLGHLVAVCFRDVSAVNAVTDNKNVQELEFGETTLTCRYTLEKEQVIRLEWKKTDLKGETSFVYFNNSLSEDLQKRAQMLGSSIRIMNLSRGDSGKYRCEVSAPQDAKIFDEVNINLVVLVAPSVPVCDVPSTAMSGSVVELKCREKEGNPASEYKWFKNGFPIELSAKATNSSFKVDRKTGTLHFNTVTKEDTGDYYCEASNNIGKSQRCPMKRMQVDDLNLAGIISAVVIISLVIILCVCGVCYAQRRGYFSGGKSKKEHNSASQAENDFKHTKSFVI from the exons TTCGGGACGTGTCTGCCGTCAATGCAGTGACCGACAACAAAAATGTGCAGGAACTTGAATTTGGAG AGACGACCCTCACCTGCAGATATACACTAGAAAAGGAGCAGGTCATCCGGCTAGAATGGAAGAAAACCGATCTTAAGGGGGAAACCTCCTTTGTCTACTTTAATAACTCACTGTCAG AGGATTTACAGAAGCGAGCGCAGATGTTGGGCTCCAGTATCAGGATCATGAATCTCAGCAGAGGAGATTCTGGCAAGTATCGCTGTGAAGTCAGTGCTCCTCAAGATGCGAAGATCTTCGATGAAGTCAACATTAATTTAGTTGTATTAG TGGCTCCCAGCGTTCCAGTGTGCGACGTTCCTAGCACAGCCATGAGCGGCAGTGTGGTGGAGCTCAAATGTCGAGAGAAGGAAGGAAATCCAGCATCGGAGTACAAGTGGTTTAAGAATGGCTTCCCTATAGAACTGAGTGCCAAGGCAACCAATTCATCATTTAAAGTGGATAGAAAAACTGGCACTCTG CACTTCAACACAGTCACTAAGGAGGATACAGGAGACTATTACTGCGAGGCCAGTAATAATATCGGAAAGTCGCAGAGGTGCCCGATGAAGAGAATGCAAGTGG ATGACTTGAACTTGGCTGGAATCATATCGGCGGTAGTAATCATCTCTCTTGTTATTATCTTATGTGTCTGCGGGGTCTGCTACGCACAGAGAAGGGGCTATTTCTCAG GTGGAAAATCTAA GAAAGAACACAATTCGGCATCACAGGCAGAAAAT